ATCGGCAAAATGTTGGTCTTGAACAAATACCATCATTAAAAAGGGGGTAGGCACGAATTCAGCAAACTGCGGAAAGGATAGGTCTTCTAGGGTAATCGGTCTTACCTTATTTAAATGAATTCCTTGAATAGCATCAAAAACCGACCAATAATGATTCATCTCGACATTTTGATCATGCAAGTTCAACCGTAACATTGGCGCATAATCAAGCATTAATAGCTTATTAGCCTCCTCAGCCCGCTGAAATAAACGCAGTTGATTAACTGTATCATCAAAATATAAGTCCATATAGGAAGGTTCACCAGATCCCCAGTGATTATTTGTATACCAGGATGGAATAAAGTAATACATTGTTTTCCCTTTCTAATGTTTATTAAATAGCGGTCGATATTGATTTCTTATTCTCAAGGCCCGTATTTCATCAATGATATTTAAAAATAGAGCGACCAAAATAACTATACTTCCCGGCAAATTGAGCCATTGGGAATATTCTGGAAATATAACCCCTAAAGACATGGGAAAACCCACTACAGCTGTCATATAAATAGCTCCTATAATGGCCATATTTAATATTTTTCCTCTTAAAAATTTTTCAGTTGGCTTACCGGGATTGATGCCATCGATATAGTCCCCAGATTTTTGTAAGTTTTCACTTAATTGTTCGGGATCAACATTAACAAAAGCAAACCCAAGGCTTAATGCAATAATTAGTAGGACATACAAGAAAGCGCCCAAGGGCTGAGTCATACTCAACTGGTATTGTAAATTCCTCAATAAGTCAAGATTAGGAAAGAATATCAGTATTAAGTCAATGATATATCGCGGTAAGAGGGCTAAAGTCATGGCATACATGATAGCCATCCCCCCACTCGGATTTAATTTAATCGGCAAGTAAGATTTTTCAGTAAAATTATTATTTATCATTACTCGGTTTATCGGAATCCTTAATTCAGCCCGATCCATTACAATAGTAGTAAATGCTGTCATTAAAGCAAAAACCGAAACACTAATTAATAATACTTGTTCAATAAATGACGCTCGATAAATTAAGAAAATCCTCAATGCAGCAAAATTACTTGGCATCCTTAGAAGCATATTAGCTAAAATAATGATCGTTTGGCCACCAATCCCAGCTTCTTGGTTACGTCCACCTAGCCAAATGGTAAAGAAAGTCCCCGCAACTAAAGCTAAAATAATTGTCCCATAAGCCATAAAGTCACTAGACATTATAGTCCCTTGTAAGGGAGTCAGCGGATAAGTTACCGCTAAAGTAATCGCTTGAACTAAGGCAAGGATTAAGGTCAGCAGGTTGCGATAATAATTATCCAGTCTAGGAGGGACTTTCAGTGCTTTATACCATTTAGACATGGAGATAAAACGCCAAATGATCATAGTCGACATATATGGCCCTAGCCCTAAACTTAATAAAGAAGCTTGTTCAAAGCTACCACCAGTTGCACTTAGGGCTAATGAAAGAAAGTCATTTCCAGAAGGACTTTGCTGAATAGCCTGCCAATCAACTAAGGGTAAAGGAATGGAACGTCCAATGATATAGACAATCAGAATTATGGCAGTAAATAATAACTTTTTATAAAGAAGTGGTAGACGAAATCTGTTTTCTTTATTTTGGATAGCCACTAATTAAACAACCTTTCATACCATGTAAATAGTAAATTAGAGGCAAGGAATTGATTGCCTTTGCCTCTATTGTGACATAAGAATAACTTGTATTTATTCTATTTGTTTACTCGATCCTCTTGCAATTTTATCTGACCAATTAGATCTTGATAATTTTCTTGTCCAAAGATATTATTAGGATTCAATAAATCTATCTGATGACAATAACCTTCAAATGAATATATCCTTAAACCAAGATTGCTAGCTTTTGTCACTATATCTTCCACTTCTACCCCGTAATTGATATCTAGATAAATATTAGCCTTTAATAAAAGAGTATTAATCTGTTCTCTTCCTGCCGCTGGATAGAGAGACACATTAGGATATTTTTCTAAGTCCAATAAGCGATCTGACATTTGCGTTTGAGCCGCAATATGGAATTGATAATTGGGTAAAGCTTGAATAATTTCATCAATATGCAATAAGTAATCCTGAGCCGTCAAAATAAAAATATTATGGTCTTGTCGCATTAACGGACAATGACTGAGGTCCCCTTCAAAAGCTGAAAGTCCCCGACTAAAGATTTTAAAAACAGTTGCCGTTAAGAGACGTTGGGTAAAGTAGCCTTTGGTGATCAATTGACGAAAGTTAGCAACACTATTGATTAGTTCCTGATAAGTACTTTCTGACATGTTTTCTATAACCTCATTAGCTTCTTCTAATGACTTGACGACAAAGCCTAGGCCATTGTCTTCAATAATTTTTTTATTTGATAAGCTTTCAGGAACAAATACAGGAATGCCTGCAGCTAAATACGTACTCAATTTATGGGTAATACACATTTGGAAATAGTCTTGAATATAATCTTGATCAGTCCAGACCAGCCCAAAACCGCCCTTAGATAAGTTTGTTAAGAGTTCATAATCAGGTAACCAGCCCTTAATAGTGACCGATTGCGGTAAGTCCAAGTCTCTAGCATGATTTGAATAAACATCGATAGGAGTCTCAAGTGACCAGTGCTTGATAAAATCAAATTTGTTGATATCCCCCGCAAAATGAATCCTCTTTTGAAAGGAAATATCCCTAGGTTGGAAATCAGTTGGATGGTCCCACATAGCTTGGACTAAGATCTTATTGACCGTTAGCCCTTCTAAGTAAAGGCGTTGATACATTTCTTGAGAAGGAACAATTACCAATTCAGCTTCATTGTAAATTTCAATAAGAGAACTCATCAAATAATAATTTTGAGGGAACATGATTGGTGGTATATCATGTATAAACACTGCTAGATGTGCTTTGAAAGTATACTTAATTTTATCAATTAAGGCCCTTTCAAAACGACTATCGTTCCATGTTGGTAATTGAACAACCACTAGGTCACCTTGACTAACTCCAGCTAAGATGCCATCCAAGCGTTTACTTAATTCCTGATCAGAATCGTAAGAAGACTCATAGGCATAAATAGCTAATTCATTAAAATCTAATTTTTGAGCAATTGACATTGTCATCTCTTGAGAAATTAATGCTGTACTTGCAGCA
The nucleotide sequence above comes from Aerococcus urinae. Encoded proteins:
- the secY2 gene encoding accessory Sec system protein translocase subunit SecY2, which produces MAIQNKENRFRLPLLYKKLLFTAIILIVYIIGRSIPLPLVDWQAIQQSPSGNDFLSLALSATGGSFEQASLLSLGLGPYMSTMIIWRFISMSKWYKALKVPPRLDNYYRNLLTLILALVQAITLAVTYPLTPLQGTIMSSDFMAYGTIILALVAGTFFTIWLGGRNQEAGIGGQTIIILANMLLRMPSNFAALRIFLIYRASFIEQVLLISVSVFALMTAFTTIVMDRAELRIPINRVMINNNFTEKSYLPIKLNPSGGMAIMYAMTLALLPRYIIDLILIFFPNLDLLRNLQYQLSMTQPLGAFLYVLLIIALSLGFAFVNVDPEQLSENLQKSGDYIDGINPGKPTEKFLRGKILNMAIIGAIYMTAVVGFPMSLGVIFPEYSQWLNLPGSIVILVALFLNIIDEIRALRIRNQYRPLFNKH